From Brevinematia bacterium, the proteins below share one genomic window:
- the rpe gene encoding ribulose-phosphate 3-epimerase produces MRNVKIAPSIFASNFLNLKEELENLEKLGVDYLHYDIMDNHFVPNISFGPLITKQISEATKIPGDVHLMIDLSEEKIKPFFLRNIEFITLHLEAPGFSRDLLKFIKENGKKPGISVKPSTPPEEIEQFLDLVELVLVMTVEPGFSGQTLISETIDKIGKVREILEKNSKDKDIYLETDGGISLSNIRQVVEKGANLIVMGSFFFRDNNGKKVVDFLNTL; encoded by the coding sequence ATGAGAAATGTTAAAATAGCTCCTTCAATATTTGCGTCAAACTTTCTGAATCTAAAGGAGGAATTGGAGAATCTTGAAAAATTGGGAGTTGATTACCTCCATTATGATATAATGGATAACCACTTTGTGCCGAATATCAGTTTTGGACCACTTATAACAAAGCAGATATCGGAGGCTACGAAAATTCCAGGTGATGTTCATCTGATGATTGACCTATCGGAGGAGAAAATAAAACCGTTTTTTTTGAGAAACATAGAGTTCATAACTTTACATTTAGAGGCACCTGGATTCTCAAGAGATCTACTAAAGTTTATAAAAGAAAATGGGAAAAAGCCCGGAATCTCAGTAAAGCCTTCTACTCCTCCTGAAGAGATAGAACAGTTTCTAGATCTAGTGGAACTTGTTCTGGTTATGACGGTGGAGCCAGGGTTTTCAGGACAAACTCTTATCTCAGAGACAATAGATAAGATAGGTAAGGTAAGAGAAATTCTTGAGAAGAATTCAAAAGACAAGGATATATACCTTGAAACTGACGGGGGGATAAGTCTTAGTAATATCAGACAGGTTGTAGAGAAGGGAGCTAATCTTATAGTGATGGGGAGTTTTTTCTTTAGAGACAACAACGGAAAGAAAGTAGTTGATTTTTTGAATACACTCTAA